Below is a genomic region from Prunus persica cultivar Lovell chromosome G3, Prunus_persica_NCBIv2, whole genome shotgun sequence.
CAGAAGCCACATCCTTCAAGACCTTAATTCTCTCTTCCCAACTCAACATATTGCTCTCAAACAGCCTCTTGTCCAAGCTCCCATTTTCCATGTAATCATAAACCAAGATCAGGCTACCCTTCTCTTTTTTACACCAACCTCTCAATCCTACCAAATTCCTATGCTTCAATCTTCCCAAGCTTGAAACCTCAGCCAAGAACTCTTTCAACCCATGTTCACTCTCATGTGAAATTCTTTTAACTGCAACTTCTACTCCTGCTAAAAGCCCTTTATAGACCTTCCCATTCCCCCCCATCCCAATCACATTTTTCTCTGCAAATCTCTCCGTTGCTTTTCGAATCTCTTCGTAATCAATCCGGTGAGGCCAATAATACATTTCCCAATCTTCAATTTCCTCCATCTCCTCCCCTTTTTTCCCCTTCCTCCTCTTTCTCCTCACCAAAACCACATACACCAAGACCACACACCAAACAACTAACACACCCCCCGCACTAACCCCCACAATGAACCCTTTTGATCCAAAAGCAGAGTCCCCTGAAGCCACAAACGAAGGCAAATTCTGAGTCACCAAACCGTCACCAATcgaaaaatttgaattactaAAACTCCAAGCCAATATCCTATGGCTCTCAACCAATGCTCCAGTTGCTCCACAAAACCCCACATACATTTCATCCAAAAGAACCCCAGAAAGATCCACAACCTCGCTTATCAACGGCTTCCTAGGCTTTTTCACACCAGCAAGAGCCATGGtgacattaatttttaaatccaaaaaatcaatCCACACTTGATAATTGACCCCATTGTTAAGCTTCAACTCATTGAAATCCTCATCAAACTCACCACTCCAATACCCTGCAGTGTATGAAGCATTAGATGTAAGTGAGTTCAAGTTCACACCAACATGGTTATCATCAGGATCCTGGAATTCCTGGTTTTTGAACACATCAAATTCAACACCAAAAATATGGTTATTGGGGTCACCATTATTGGTGAAGTTGAAAACACCCAAATGCTGAGCTGAGCTTGCACCGGCTAGACCTGGCAAGGGTAAGAAGACAAAGGCAAAACCATGGCCAGGAAGGAGGTTTTTGAAGGGTGCAAgggagaaaatgaaagaggTTGAGAAGGGAAGTGGGGTTGAACTTGAAGAGTTGGAGGGTTTTGTGGGGATTTTTTGAGGGTACAAGGCGCGTCCCAAAGAGAAGGTGGTGGTGTCATTTGTGAGGCTGAGAATGGAAGATTGGATTGTGGCGTTTCCATAGAGACTGAGGCTGGTGGAGTTGAAGTTGGTGTTGAAGATGAACTCTGTGGTGCCTGAAACTGAGTTTGAGCTGAGGATTGCTATGATTAGTATGCCCCAAGTGTTGAGGAAGACAGAGAGGATTTGAGAAGACATTTGTGAAAGAGGGAAATTTCAGAGAACActgattttttgtaaggaaatAAGAACATCGGCTCTAGCCGCCTTTCGTCGAGAGTGTTCAAATCTCATATACTATAGTTTGTATGTTGTGTTGTggaaaccaaccaaaaaagaacCTGTATTTCAAAACAAGCTTGTTTCTTGGAAACAtgctcttgtttttgtttggaacatcctttttcttttttttgtttgaaacatCATCATGGTCATAGggtactttttttaattttattatgataTTTGAAGGTACCTTAATTGACTTCTTTGGTGAAAAGGTACGTGTAATTGCACTTGTGTCTAGGAAGATATTTGTGTATTTTTGCTAACATGTAATTGCTAAATGTATCTTAAAaagtggtttttgttttcgtgTTATTGGCTAGATTTTCTGGACACAATGTATCACGTTTGAGATGGTCTTAGTCTCCCAGACAACAGATCATGGTCATAAATTGCAGCCTGCAAATTGTTAATGggaatatttgaatttgaaggaaCCTTTATTGACTTTCTTGCCCATTGACGGCTTGCATACGGAAAATCAAACAAGTTGTGATTTTGACCTTGCGATCAAGAAATGAAGAGTGGTAATGTCCATTCAATCTAGTTGTATTAGAGTTGTGTCAAAATTCAAATCTGCAGATAGGATTTTGATACTTGTTTAGCACTTTATTTGTGGaaaagataaattcaaaatatccAAGCTACGAAGGTATGTAGAAATCATCGCAATGCTTTGTTTGTAATTCTTTCATATGTAACAGTTATAAATTTGCTGCTCATCGCACGAGGACAGTCTctgaacaaaattttcttaGTCAATCTCCCGGCCGGCATGCGGCTATCTGCACTGGAGGATTACCTTCTAGAGAAATGTAATGTTTAAAGATAAAATCGATGAAGATGTCCTCTTTCGAGTACCCGGTTTACTGTAAACTAATtgttgaaaataatatattccaAGTATAGATgtctagatccttcaacacCCTAAAAAAAACTTCAGATAGTATTTGATTCTTTAAACACATGTTATAAACTGTTTCATTCTTTAAAATAATTGTTGGAAAACTCTTTATTCCGGTTTGAAATGAAGCTATCATTTCAATGTTTTGAAGTTCaacatattttgttttatttcttctgCAAATGCAAAGAGAGAGACCTGTTAAAACGAAGGATAACCCGTCACCCTAATGTCAGGAAAAGCAACAcatcaaattaaataaagagaaatttTGATTTACATTATGAAGAATTTTGTATGTACGAAAAAAATTTGCTACAAACAGAATAACAgattcattctgaaatggctTCCAGAGGGATTTGGACTTATATGTTGGTCAGTATATAGAACATGGTCTAAAGCAAAATCCACTTCTTCAAAATTGGCCATTCAGATCAGATAAGTTATCTACCAAGTAAAATAGTGGAACTAAAGAAAGACTATCTCTTACACATGTGATCACTGTACAGGGAACAATACCATATTGGAGAGGAGCTTGGCTCCTtctgtgtgtttgtgtgtgtgtgttttacgAGGTTAACGGTTCCAGAGATTCAGCTCCATGAAAAAATATGTATACTTCCATAGCTTATCCACCTCAATGCCAAGAAGCAAATGTTGGATTTTCTGTCCCTTGCTTCCCAGGTCTATTCTTGTCAAGTCGTGCTCGCCGAGCATGTTCTTGGATCCGACGGTCATGTTCTTTAAGCATCTTATCAACATTGTTCGACGAAACAAGTAAAGGACCAGACACATAAATTTTGTTTCCCTTCGGCCCACGACCATGctgaaaagaattttgaaGAATAATTTAGGTTCAGCTAACAAAAACTGAGAATAATTATTTGTGaaatgaaattagaaaattttattaagaaaaacgAAACTAACCATATTTGGTTCTTTAATGCAGGCTTTCTCATCTTCCATCTGACGAGACCTAGCAATTCTCTGTGCATAATGCATCCGCTCCTGATTTTTTGTGGATTCCACCACATCAAATGACCCAGGAACCCCGCCaacttgttttgttgtttctgGCCCTGACGGACCAGGTTTCTCTTGTTGGTCTTCAGACAACGCAGTCCTAGCCAATACTAAACCAGATAATTTTGACAAGTTGGCTCTATTTGAACTCATAAGAGAATCATTACATTCCTTCCCAGACTTGGGCCATCCGGGCCCATGGACTAGTGGTCCCGAAACTGAACTCCTCTTATTGTGGTGCTCCAATAAATCTTTTCTAGCGTCTTTATCTGTTCGCAAATGTTTAGTTGGATCAACCAGAAAACCAGAAACAGCTTCCTCCCTGTGAGGGTTGAACATTTCACTTCGCATCTTTTGGTTAGAATGGCCTTGTCTTCTCTGTAGTTAGAGAGCAAATGATGTCAGAAAGAACTAAAATGTATGTAAACAGAGAATAGAAACCTCTGTTATCAAATAAAGACCAGAGAAATTAAAGTTATTTGCAaatattggaagaaaaaaCCTCCATGGCACTGAACATAGACTAGAGAAACATGAAccgaaaaattaatttttcctaaagCATGTCTTAACAAGTTTTATGTAAATGTGCATCCAAGCAATTTTGTAAAAACCTTCCGTTAATATGAACACACAATATCGGAATAACAGTTCATAAATTCCTCCTCCTGCAAACAGATATAAGCTACTTGATTTTTAAGTGTATCTAGACACTCAGTACAAATGGCAATCTAGGCCAGTAGCCCTCCAATGTGATTTACTTAAATACAAGCCCTCAGATCCCTAGTTATTTCTGCTAATATCAGATATGAATTTCAAATGTTGTAAATTTAAAGATCCACAACCCTGAAACAATTGTAAGTTGTAAGTGAAGGATTCGCTGCttggaaaaatacaaaagacaAGAAGCCCAAAATAGAGATGATTAAGCCATCAACACATTCACAAGTACAAAATGTAGAAAAATAAGAAGTCCAAGAGTTCAGAGAGGGGGCCATGTTCTATTGGCAGTCACCACAAAACTCGGCCTAGCATGGCACAAAAATTAAGAACTCATTTGGTAACAATTCTGtatttggttttaattttttatcaaAGATGTAGTAAACAGAGAGAATGGTAAGAAGGATAATAGATGTGCGGGAGGGAggacaaaatatatatgaaatgattcataaaaacgaaaaacaagaacaattcTCAATCGGCTTTTCTtaggttttagttttaaggaTTTCCTTCATTTGTTCATCACATGTCTCCTATCCCATCTGATCTCCCTCTCTCCTCTTCCCATATATTTTTCCTCAACCAAAagataaaactaaaaatcaaacacacaaaCACTGTCAAACGGGCCCTAAGTTATCTGACTCATGCGCAAAGTAAaaatactcaaaacaaaagtcaagcCAACCAGCACTGTTGCAAACTGCCATAATTTTTCATCTGAACGGCTTGAATCAGTAGACAGATAATCTTAGACAGCAGAGTCAAAAGTTCCAATCCAACgctcaaaattccaaaataagTTCAAACATCATTTTGCATACAAAATTACGATTTCAATTTTCACCAGAACTTACAAAAAAATCTTTTGGTCTTTGGTAGTTCACTTCAATGTCAAACAAGATCAGACTTTAAACCAAATTGAAACACCAAGATTCAAAACTTATTTGAAGTTACCTGGACTGACGCAATTAACTCAGCATTAGCATTTGTTCCTGAAATTGCTGGAGGTTGTGGTCTCCAGCCCAGGTCTACCTTCTGACCCTTTCCTCCAATTGCTCCTTTCCTAAAAGAAGTGCACAAACAAAGATTAACCTTTGCATCATCTTTGTCCAAAAGAGTATTAAGAATAAGATGTACCTTCTAGCTTCTTCCTCTCGCAATTTGGCATCAATCTCTTTGCTGGGAGGGTACTTGGGTAAACTTGAAGGATCACAGGGAAGAGGCTTTGTGGTGAAGAACtgtagaaacaaaaatatattaaaacaatTTCGAGGAAGAGGCTTTTTGTAACTACTAACTAGgagtaaaatgaaaattaaaacaaaaacatatatacatatatataaatttcctAAATTTCCAGggtgaaaaatatgaatttaagAATGCCTGCAAACATTTAGGAATCTCATATATCAGCATTTCGCATTACTTTTGTTGcagtttttacaaaataaatccTGCACACCTCACTCTCAAGAGCAATAGCAGCAGTTCCTCGATCAGTAGGATCAACAGAAAGTAAAATTTCCATAAGATGCACCGCAGCAGCAGGAAGGTCCTTAAAAGTCTCTGCCAAGCATCTTCTATAAGGTTGTGGAGGCTTGATCACTGTTGAATTTCGTAAGTGCAATTTACGCCAATACTCCTCAGATGGCGAACCACAGagcttgaaaattttatgCAATTGTTCAACCTACaacaagaaaatacaaaattaatagaCACCATCTGAATATCATACTATTATGATACATTTAATGAAAGACTGATCAAAATATTTCTTTACATATGTGTTTATGTGTATCTGTCAGAAGACacgagaagaagaagaggaagttcACTTTAATGTGAAACAGACAGTGAGGAGAAATGTAACTGGAAGAACAAGAATTGTTGCCTATGCCTCACACTAACCCATGGAACATGTCAAACACATGCCACGGACATAAGCTTGCTACCAAATAAACAGTAGAAATACATCCCTGAGAAACATCAAGACCATAAAATCAACTTAAAGTTTCTGGTGTAGTTAATTCGGGGGTAGGGTGGGGGGATATGAGCATATATGGTCCAATCTGAAACTTCCTGAAATAAGTTGTCATCATATCATAACAATGATTAGTTGCGTACGATCAAAGAATTGGGCATAATTAGTCATATACTCAATATCATCTgcaattttgaaataaaaatcaagAACTCAGAGATCTTTCAGTTCTATTCTcattttataatgatttagtctgtaataattttataagaaTATGAAAGCAGTCAAATAATAATTCGATGTGGGCCATAAGGGCATGAAGAACGCATGGATTTCAGGGGGTAAAATTCTTAAATATCTTACCTCTGTTTTTCCAGGCAGGATAGGCTTTCCAGAATACAATTCTCCTAGTATGCAACCCGTACTCCATAAATCCACTGCAACCCCATATTTAGAGGCTCCAAGTAGAAGTTCTGGAGGTCGATACCAAAGAGTCACCACACGGCTCGTCAATGGAACACTGTGATGAGGATCATAAAAGCTTGCCAAGCCAAAGTCCGCAATTTTCAAGATGCCACTGTTGTCAATTAGAAGATTTGACCCCTTTATGTCACGATGCAAAACACCATGACTATGACAGTGATCAAGTCCACTTAGAAGTTGCTTCATGTAACATTTGAcctaaaatgaaaattttaaaataaaaaaaccctagaatTAGATATCAAGTAACAGGCTAAGTAAACCTTAAATTACTTTCTGTGATAATCGATTACACAGGGGCCTCTTTTCCATTCTGTGTTAATAGGCTATTAT
It encodes:
- the LOC18765976 gene encoding probable L-type lectin-domain containing receptor kinase VII.2, translated to MSSQILSVFLNTWGILIIAILSSNSVSGTTEFIFNTNFNSTSLSLYGNATIQSSILSLTNDTTTFSLGRALYPQKIPTKPSNSSSSTPLPFSTSFIFSLAPFKNLLPGHGFAFVFLPLPGLAGASSAQHLGVFNFTNNGDPNNHIFGVEFDVFKNQEFQDPDDNHVGVNLNSLTSNASYTAGYWSGEFDEDFNELKLNNGVNYQVWIDFLDLKINVTMALAGVKKPRKPLISEVVDLSGVLLDEMYVGFCGATGALVESHRILAWSFSNSNFSIGDGLVTQNLPSFVASGDSAFGSKGFIVGVSAGGVLVVWCVVLVYVVLVRRKRRKGKKGEEMEEIEDWEMYYWPHRIDYEEIRKATERFAEKNVIGMGGNGKVYKGLLAGVEVAVKRISHESEHGLKEFLAEVSSLGRLKHRNLVGLRGWCKKEKGSLILVYDYMENGSLDKRLFESNMLSWEERIKVLKDVASGILYLHEGWESKVLHRDIKASNVLLDKDMNARLGDFGLARMHQHGEMTATTQVVGTAGYMAPEVVRTGRASPQVDVFGFGILVLEVVCGRRPIEAGQPGLVDWVWRLMERSKLAFALDERLKTKGGYSIEEVERLLHLGLLCAHPEAHRRPTMRQVMKVLEGASDAIDDQSEGEGMNVNLLHNIRTTPMWSTYRWNMGGQGHPTFEDMKNSLSSSLSLSGSDIIRVGR
- the LOC18766120 gene encoding probable serine/threonine-protein kinase At1g54610 — its product is MGLICSKPSAVEDSRESPPKRSSSSLSKQRSERKASRLNSSKRKEAVWTKDKLGGGGDVKVMLMDKKVSGSMRLYDQNKSKKIEKADVAVLDHPGSRIVNATVAEQVAAGWPAWLSAAAGEAINGWIPRRADTFEKLNKIGQGTYSSVYKARDVLNDTFVALKKVRFDNLDPESVKFMAREILFLRRLDHPNIIKLQGLITARTSSSLYLVFEYMEHDLTGLGSSPSIKFSEPQVKCYMKQLLSGLDHCHSHGVLHRDIKGSNLLIDNSGILKIADFGLASFYDPHHSVPLTSRVVTLWYRPPELLLGASKYGVAVDLWSTGCILGELYSGKPILPGKTEVEQLHKIFKLCGSPSEEYWRKLHLRNSTVIKPPQPYRRCLAETFKDLPAAAVHLMEILLSVDPTDRGTAAIALESEFFTTKPLPCDPSSLPKYPPSKEIDAKLREEEARRKGAIGGKGQKVDLGWRPQPPAISGTNANAELIASVQRRQGHSNQKMRSEMFNPHREEAVSGFLVDPTKHLRTDKDARKDLLEHHNKRSSVSGPLVHGPGWPKSGKECNDSLMSSNRANLSKLSGLVLARTALSEDQQEKPGPSGPETTKQVGGVPGSFDVVESTKNQERMHYAQRIARSRQMEDEKACIKEPNMHGRGPKGNKIYVSGPLLVSSNNVDKMLKEHDRRIQEHARRARLDKNRPGKQGTENPTFASWH